Within Pseudomonas tructae, the genomic segment GGTCTTGCCGTTTTTCGCCAGGTATTCGCCGAGCACGTTGTCCAGGCTGCCCGGGGCAAACGCCGCCGGGGCGGGGATTTTTGCCGAGTACTGGGTCAGGCCGATGTAGGCGGCGAGCTTTGGCAGGCGTGCCCGTGGGAATTCGTTGAAGTCCGGCTCGACGAACACCCGCGACAGCTCGCGGGCGCGGTCGGCGCGGAAATTCATGAAGATCACCGCGTCGCCGTCTTCGACCTTGACCGCCTCGCCAATGCGCGTGGCCTTGACGAATTCGTCGCTCTCGTTGCGGGCGTAGGCTGCTTCAAGGCCGGCAAGGGCCGTGTCGGCGCTGAACTCGGCGCTGCTGTCGACGATCAGGTTGTAGGCTGCCGATACGCGGTCCCAGCGGTTGTCGCGGTCCATGGCGTAGTAGCGGCCGATCAGGCTGGCAATACGGCCCTTACCGAGTTTGGTAAAGGTGGCATCGAGCAGTTCGATCGACGACTGCGCGCTTTTGGGCGGGGTGTCGCGGCCATCGAGGAAGGCGTGCAGGTAGATTTTCTCGGCACCGCGCTTGGCGGCAAGTTCAGCCATGGCTACCAGATGGTCCTGGTGGCTGTGCACGCCGCCATCGGAGAGCAGCCCGAGGATGTGCACGGCCTTGCCGGCACCGACGGCTTTGTCGACCGCGCCGCACAGTACGGGGTTGTCGAAGAACTCGCCGTCCTTGATCGCCTTGGTCACCCGGGTGAAGTCCTGGTACACCACGCGGCCGGCACCCAGGTTCATGTGGCCGACTTCGGAGTTGCCCATTTGCCCGTCCGGCAGGCCGACATCCATGCCCGAACCGGAGATCAAGCCATGCGGCTGGGTAGCACGCAGGCGATCGTAGACCGGCGTGTTGGCCGAATAGATGGCGTTGTATTCGTGGCTTTCGCTGTGACCGAAACCATCCAGGATGATCAGGACCAAGGGTTTTGGCGTGCTCGTCATCAATCCCACACTCACGGTTGTTCAGATGATAAAGACACGCATTTTAGGGCAAATTGGCCACGAATGACGAATTAACCTTGCGCGCCCGGCGGCGCTGGCCGACGGGCTGCAAGCCGGCAATGAGAATTACTGGCGATAACCCTGCCCGGCGGGCTTTGGCCGACCTTGGGGGCTGTGTATACTGGCCAACATTTTTAATGGCCTGGAACACCCTCCGATGGTTGCTCACCTGATTGAATTCGCAACAAATCACTATCTGCTGGTCGGTATCTTCGTCGTTCTGCTGGTTTTGCTGATCGTCACCGAAGCGCGCAAGGGCGGCCGCAGCCTGAGCACCGGCGAGCTGACTGCGCTGGTCAACGCCGACAAAGGCCTGGTGATCGACATCCGTTCGAGCAAGGACTACGCCGCA encodes:
- the gpmI gene encoding 2,3-bisphosphoglycerate-independent phosphoglycerate mutase — translated: MTSTPKPLVLIILDGFGHSESHEYNAIYSANTPVYDRLRATQPHGLISGSGMDVGLPDGQMGNSEVGHMNLGAGRVVYQDFTRVTKAIKDGEFFDNPVLCGAVDKAVGAGKAVHILGLLSDGGVHSHQDHLVAMAELAAKRGAEKIYLHAFLDGRDTPPKSAQSSIELLDATFTKLGKGRIASLIGRYYAMDRDNRWDRVSAAYNLIVDSSAEFSADTALAGLEAAYARNESDEFVKATRIGEAVKVEDGDAVIFMNFRADRARELSRVFVEPDFNEFPRARLPKLAAYIGLTQYSAKIPAPAAFAPGSLDNVLGEYLAKNGKTQLRIAETEKYAHVTFFFSGGREEPFEGEERILIPSPKVATYDLQPEMSAPEVTDRIVEAIEQQRYDVIVVNYANGDMVGHSGVFDAAVKAVEALDGCVGRIVEALDKVGGEALITADHGNVEQMEDECTGQAHTAHTTEPVPFIYVGKRKVQVREGGVLADVAPTMLKLLGLEKPAEMTGISILLDA